One Candidatus Krumholzibacteriia bacterium DNA segment encodes these proteins:
- a CDS encoding AAC(3)-I family aminoglycoside N-acetyltransferase, whose translation MQDRLDFRVQVLTREDVGAMRGMLAMFGEAFEDRESYTKAQPDDQYLIDLLSSKAFIAIAAINGQAVVGGLAAYVLPKFEQARKEIYIYDLAVASACRRQGIATAMIEELKRVALAEGAYVIYVQADYGDDPAIALYTKLGVSEDVHHFDIPPGESGV comes from the coding sequence ATGCAGGATCGACTCGACTTTCGTGTCCAGGTACTTACGCGCGAAGACGTTGGGGCAATGCGAGGGATGCTCGCAATGTTCGGCGAGGCGTTTGAAGACCGAGAGTCCTACACGAAGGCGCAGCCCGATGACCAATACCTCATCGACTTGCTTTCAAGCAAGGCCTTCATCGCCATCGCCGCGATCAACGGTCAAGCTGTGGTCGGCGGACTCGCCGCCTATGTTCTGCCAAAGTTTGAGCAGGCTCGCAAAGAGATCTACATCTACGATCTAGCAGTCGCGTCTGCTTGCAGGCGTCAAGGCATTGCCACCGCCATGATCGAAGAGCTCAAGAGAGTTGCCTTGGCCGAAGGCGCTTATGTCATCTATGTCCAAGCAGACTATGGCGACGACCCGGCAATCGCGCTGTACACGAAACTAGGGGTCAGTGAAGATGTCCATCACTTCGACATTCCTCCCGGTGAAAGCGGCGTTTAA